A single window of Halobacterium jilantaiense DNA harbors:
- a CDS encoding Glu/Leu/Phe/Val family dehydrogenase: protein MSESGPLDNMLAQMEQAREYVDIDDGIFERLKSPERTLSVSLPVRMDDGSVEVFDAYRCQFDSARGPYKGGIRYHPTVSEEEVSALAGWMTWKTALVDLPFGGAKGGIVCEPKDLSDNEIEQLTRRYTEGIRRMIGPETDIPAPDMNTDERTMAWVMDTYSVYQGYAVPEVVTGKPPEIGGTEGRVEATGRGVSIVTEETFEYFDTDIESADVAIQGFGNVGSVTADLLTERGANVVAVSDVTGAIYDPDGLDIEDVQAYTESNGGRLEGYDAETISNDDLLTLDVDALIPAAIEDVITVDVAERLEADVVVEAANGPTTFDAAQVLEERDVPVVPDILANAGGVIVSYLEWVQNSQQYSWDVEEVNRDLRQRLTEAFDEMLGAYEARNIPTLRTAAYTIALERSADAHEYRGLFP, encoded by the coding sequence ATGTCCGAGAGCGGTCCCCTCGACAACATGCTCGCGCAGATGGAGCAGGCCCGCGAGTACGTCGACATCGACGACGGCATCTTCGAACGACTGAAATCGCCCGAGCGAACGCTGTCCGTCAGCCTCCCGGTCCGGATGGACGACGGGAGCGTCGAAGTGTTCGACGCGTACCGCTGCCAGTTCGACAGCGCGCGCGGCCCATACAAGGGCGGCATCCGCTACCACCCGACGGTCTCCGAGGAGGAGGTCTCGGCGCTCGCCGGCTGGATGACGTGGAAGACGGCGCTCGTCGACCTCCCGTTCGGCGGCGCGAAAGGCGGCATCGTCTGCGAACCGAAGGACCTCTCCGACAACGAGATCGAACAGCTCACTCGCCGGTACACCGAGGGCATCCGCCGGATGATCGGCCCGGAGACCGACATCCCCGCCCCGGACATGAACACCGACGAGCGCACGATGGCGTGGGTGATGGACACGTACTCCGTCTACCAGGGGTACGCCGTCCCCGAGGTCGTCACCGGGAAGCCGCCCGAAATCGGTGGTACCGAGGGCCGCGTGGAGGCGACCGGTCGCGGTGTCTCCATCGTCACCGAGGAGACCTTCGAGTACTTCGACACCGACATCGAGAGCGCGGACGTCGCCATCCAGGGCTTCGGGAACGTCGGCAGCGTCACCGCCGACCTCCTGACGGAGCGCGGCGCGAACGTCGTCGCTGTCTCGGACGTCACGGGCGCAATCTACGACCCTGACGGCCTCGACATCGAGGACGTGCAGGCGTACACGGAGTCCAACGGCGGCCGCCTGGAGGGCTACGACGCCGAGACCATCTCGAACGACGACCTGCTGACGCTGGACGTCGACGCCCTCATCCCGGCCGCAATCGAGGACGTCATCACCGTCGACGTGGCCGAGCGACTGGAAGCCGACGTGGTCGTCGAGGCCGCGAACGGGCCGACGACGTTCGACGCCGCCCAGGTCTTGGAGGAGCGCGACGTGCCCGTCGTCCCGGACATCCTCGCGAACGCGGGCGGTGTCATCGTCTCCTACCTGGAGTGGGTGCAGAACAGCCAGCAGTACTCCTGGGACGTCGAGGAGGTCAACCGCGACCTCCGCCAGCGGCTCACCGAGGCGTTCGACGAGATGCTCGGAGCCTACGAGGCCCGGAACATCCCGACGCTGCGCACCGCCGCGTACACCATTGCGCTCGAACGCAGCGCCGACGCCCACGAGTACCGCGGCCTGTTCCCGTAA
- a CDS encoding class I SAM-dependent methyltransferase, producing the protein MTVSETQAAYGRWARAYDWFVRLLPGLDGLRAGAVADLDLERGDTVVDLGCGTGANLPHLREAVGPTGTVVGVDLTPGMLAAAERRIETAGWRNVHLVQGDAARPPVDGVDGVLGTFVVGMLADPAAGVRAWLDRLTSGGRVAVLEATRTTHPAGGVLNPVFDSLVAAGAPGNGSDSDASRTLDARVTEARDALAVEGSLLRDERRVAGFVRTLVAEQRA; encoded by the coding sequence GTGACCGTCTCGGAGACGCAGGCCGCGTACGGCCGGTGGGCGCGGGCCTACGACTGGTTCGTGCGGCTGCTGCCGGGCCTCGACGGGCTACGAGCGGGTGCCGTCGCTGACCTCGACCTGGAGCGCGGCGACACCGTCGTCGACCTGGGGTGTGGCACGGGCGCGAACCTCCCGCACCTCCGGGAGGCCGTCGGTCCGACCGGCACCGTCGTGGGCGTCGACCTGACGCCCGGTATGCTCGCGGCGGCCGAGCGGCGAATCGAGACCGCGGGCTGGCGGAACGTCCACCTCGTGCAGGGCGACGCCGCGCGGCCGCCAGTCGACGGCGTGGACGGCGTCCTCGGGACGTTCGTCGTCGGGATGCTGGCGGACCCGGCAGCCGGGGTCCGGGCGTGGCTCGACCGCCTCACATCCGGCGGGCGTGTCGCCGTCCTCGAAGCGACGCGCACGACGCACCCCGCGGGCGGCGTGCTGAATCCGGTCTTCGACTCGCTCGTCGCAGCCGGTGCGCCCGGCAACGGGAGCGACAGCGACGCGTCCCGAACCCTCGACGCCCGGGTCACCGAGGCCAGAGACGCGCTCGCCGTCGAGGGGTCGCTGCTCCGGGACGAGCGGCGCGTCGCCGGGTTCGTCCGGACACTGGTGGCCGAACAGCGGGCGTAG
- a CDS encoding response regulator gives MTSSTDRGLSVLHVDDDPSMGSLVTTYLERDASGLDCTVTTETSPSDALARLREGDETFDCVVSDYNMPGVNGVEFLEAVREFDPELPLLLFSGEEPADIAAEIVAAGLTDYLRKAGDNQYTMLVRRVGHAVEDGVDDGQFDTGESDTELGSVAVVGRDESFERVDEQYADYYQYDSEDIAGKHWSELHPEEEVEHIRTHVLPVVQKGGEWRGRSEGLRADGSTFTESKLVSALDGGRLLIAVSELGDADDVSDDATGDRAA, from the coding sequence GTGACTTCGTCCACCGACCGCGGGCTGTCGGTTCTCCACGTCGACGACGACCCGAGCATGGGGTCGCTCGTGACGACGTACCTCGAACGCGACGCGAGCGGCCTGGACTGCACCGTGACGACCGAGACGTCCCCGTCGGACGCGCTCGCGCGGCTCCGCGAGGGTGACGAGACGTTCGACTGCGTGGTCAGCGACTACAACATGCCGGGAGTCAACGGCGTCGAGTTCCTGGAGGCGGTCCGCGAGTTCGACCCCGAACTCCCGCTGTTGCTGTTCTCCGGCGAGGAGCCCGCCGACATCGCCGCCGAAATCGTGGCGGCCGGCCTCACCGACTACCTCCGGAAAGCCGGCGACAACCAGTACACGATGCTCGTGCGGCGGGTCGGCCACGCCGTCGAGGACGGCGTCGACGACGGCCAGTTCGACACCGGCGAGTCGGACACCGAACTCGGCAGCGTCGCCGTCGTCGGCCGCGACGAGTCCTTCGAACGGGTCGACGAGCAGTACGCCGACTACTACCAGTACGACTCCGAGGACATCGCCGGGAAGCACTGGTCCGAACTCCACCCGGAGGAGGAAGTCGAACACATCCGGACCCACGTCCTGCCGGTCGTGCAGAAGGGCGGCGAGTGGCGGGGCCGAAGCGAGGGGCTGCGGGCCGACGGCTCCACGTTCACGGAGTCGAAGCTGGTGTCGGCGCTGGACGGCGGCCGGCTGCTCATCGCCGTCTCCGAACTCGGAGACGCCGACGACGTGAGCGACGACGCGACCGGCGACCGGGCGGCGTAG
- a CDS encoding penicillin acylase family protein: MDDVDTARRGLIGAVLGGVAAGGFFTPASTYLDQFSPLSGSVWASTTDEPPGRVDSEYGDATLQYDGHRVPRIEADDEAALYHAVGYAHGTDRLFGMDLQRRLMRGQLSAVVGDAALDSDEFRVQMDFARAADANWAAVQDRNPEVADLLSAYVDGVNAAQEDQTLPPEFELLGYEPAAWTPEDTLLLQLQISWTLTGSFESLRRSVLARELGDGVADLFPRRYDHDSPILRDGVSTAGGAGSGGGGGSESRESRPVSSELAGWLSGFESPPGVGSNSWVVGGEYTESGEPLLANDPHLSLLAPPVWYQQHLDWGDGWVRGVTFPGVPFVIIGENHAGGWGFTNAGVDVLDCYTYETDGDRYRYGDEWRAFETDEHTIEVDGADDVTVTKRKTVHGPVVEREGEEVGVAWTGFSATATTDAVYAMAHSDGLDDFRAATRDFDLPTQCVVYADREGNTYHKVTGRVPYRYTDGERVPGWQVFDGSAREGEWRGYTPYGESSWDGFVPFEEKPGVVNPDYVGTANQRIVDDPGYYLAESYSPPFRGERLYEVLDDWAEDGGMTPEDMRDLQRDTLDTRARRLVPRLLNATDVAAAGSPFDALPDWDYRMDRDSDGALAFAVFFDAYREALYADGFAAADLSDDYWPSDWVTVTLDSSPWFDREATPDSAPAAMRTALDTAVGRLEDEGWETYGEYNEASLDHPFGQSFLNYPGVPTDGSPATLNNFRRDSDTGSSWRMVLPMSDDGEASVVLPGGNDGDPFSAQYHDQLRAWADGQYYGFDREFAGPSIEFGGGD, from the coding sequence ATGGACGACGTTGACACCGCGCGACGTGGCCTGATCGGTGCCGTCCTCGGCGGCGTCGCGGCGGGCGGGTTCTTCACGCCGGCGTCGACGTACCTCGACCAGTTCTCACCGCTGTCGGGGAGCGTATGGGCGTCGACGACGGACGAGCCGCCCGGCCGAGTGGACAGCGAGTACGGCGACGCCACCCTCCAGTACGACGGCCACCGGGTGCCTCGAATCGAAGCCGACGACGAGGCCGCGCTCTACCACGCCGTCGGGTACGCCCACGGCACCGACCGGCTGTTCGGGATGGACCTCCAGCGCCGACTGATGCGCGGCCAGCTGTCGGCGGTCGTCGGCGACGCCGCGCTGGACTCCGACGAGTTCCGCGTGCAGATGGACTTCGCGCGCGCCGCCGACGCGAACTGGGCGGCCGTACAGGACCGTAACCCCGAGGTCGCCGACCTGCTGTCGGCGTACGTGGACGGCGTGAACGCCGCCCAGGAGGACCAGACGCTCCCGCCGGAGTTCGAGTTGCTGGGCTACGAGCCGGCCGCGTGGACGCCCGAGGACACCCTGCTCCTGCAGTTACAGATATCGTGGACGCTCACGGGGAGCTTCGAGTCGCTCCGGCGGTCGGTGCTGGCCCGCGAGCTCGGCGACGGCGTGGCCGACCTGTTCCCGCGACGCTACGACCACGACAGCCCCATTCTGCGGGACGGCGTCAGCACCGCCGGCGGTGCCGGGAGCGGCGGCGGTGGCGGAAGCGAGTCCCGAGAGTCGCGGCCGGTGTCAAGCGAACTCGCGGGCTGGCTGTCGGGCTTCGAGTCGCCGCCCGGCGTCGGGTCGAACTCGTGGGTCGTCGGCGGCGAGTACACCGAGAGCGGCGAGCCGCTGCTGGCGAACGACCCGCACCTGTCGCTGCTCGCGCCCCCGGTCTGGTACCAGCAGCACCTCGACTGGGGCGACGGCTGGGTGCGCGGCGTCACCTTCCCCGGCGTACCGTTCGTCATCATCGGGGAGAACCACGCTGGCGGGTGGGGGTTCACGAACGCGGGCGTCGACGTCCTCGACTGCTACACGTACGAGACGGACGGCGACCGGTACCGCTACGGCGACGAGTGGCGGGCGTTCGAGACCGACGAGCACACCATCGAGGTCGACGGTGCCGACGACGTCACCGTCACGAAGCGCAAGACCGTCCACGGGCCGGTCGTCGAACGCGAGGGCGAGGAGGTCGGCGTCGCGTGGACCGGGTTCTCGGCGACGGCGACCACCGACGCCGTCTACGCGATGGCCCACAGCGACGGCCTGGACGACTTCCGGGCGGCCACCCGCGACTTCGACCTGCCGACGCAGTGTGTCGTCTACGCGGACCGCGAGGGCAACACCTACCACAAGGTCACGGGCCGCGTTCCGTACCGGTACACGGACGGAGAGCGCGTGCCCGGCTGGCAGGTCTTCGACGGCTCCGCCCGCGAGGGCGAGTGGCGGGGGTACACGCCCTACGGCGAGTCGTCCTGGGACGGCTTCGTCCCGTTCGAGGAGAAGCCGGGCGTCGTGAACCCCGACTACGTCGGCACGGCGAACCAGCGCATCGTCGACGACCCGGGCTACTACCTCGCGGAGTCCTACAGCCCGCCGTTCCGCGGCGAACGCCTCTACGAGGTCCTCGACGACTGGGCCGAGGATGGCGGAATGACTCCCGAGGACATGCGTGACCTCCAGCGGGACACTCTGGACACGCGCGCCCGTCGGCTGGTTCCGCGGCTCCTCAACGCGACCGACGTTGCAGCCGCGGGGTCGCCGTTCGACGCGCTGCCGGACTGGGACTACCGAATGGACCGTGATAGTGACGGCGCGCTGGCGTTCGCGGTCTTCTTCGACGCGTACCGGGAGGCGCTGTACGCCGACGGCTTTGCGGCGGCGGACCTGAGTGATGACTACTGGCCGAGCGACTGGGTGACGGTGACGCTCGACTCCTCGCCGTGGTTCGACCGAGAGGCGACGCCGGACTCAGCGCCGGCCGCGATGCGAACGGCCCTCGACACAGCCGTCGGCCGCCTCGAAGACGAGGGCTGGGAGACCTACGGCGAGTACAACGAGGCGTCTCTCGACCACCCGTTCGGCCAGTCGTTCCTCAACTACCCGGGCGTGCCGACCGACGGGTCGCCGGCGACGCTGAACAACTTCCGGCGGGACAGCGACACCGGGAGCTCCTGGCGGATGGTCCTCCCGATGAGCGACGACGGCGAGGCGTCCGTCGTCCTCCCGGGCGGCAACGACGGCGACCCGTTCAGCGCCCAGTATCACGACCAGCTCCGGGCGTGGGCGGACGGCCAGTACTACGGCTTCGACCGGGAGTTCGCGGGGCCGAGCATCGAGTTCGGGGGTGGTGACTGA
- a CDS encoding oxidoreductase has product MPRLDDPVTVGGLRLRNRLYRTPLLECAGTDSETADTLRSELEPAAAAGAGLVCQGATVVRGEGGCAAPGMTRVHDDEFVAGLAPVPDAVEAHGGRVFAQLEHGGLRSMEVWHAGYRSAHPDLDQLAVSDPPLPLRAADRLGLLDVSPRVLSTDAVYDLAADFGRAAGRLADAGYHGVHVAGANMGIVQQFLSPFYNRRSDEFADGGRFLEVLYDEVRERTDAPLIAKLPAETRAPPGIRRHLSADDCVALCERAAEIGFDAVAPVSGSVFWDMHIVRGEYPERAWADDRFQAGYADAFGSRWRAKLVSLANRVQARRASFEPAWNADLCRRVRERVDVPVMLEGGVRERERIDRLLGDACDLVGMGRPFYAEPRLPARLLDDPDAAVVCENCNNCAVPQAAGVDGVCRTPEVLAERGRLAREGAYETSEED; this is encoded by the coding sequence GTGCCGCGCCTCGACGACCCCGTGACAGTCGGCGGGCTCCGCCTCCGGAACCGGCTGTACCGCACGCCGCTGCTGGAGTGCGCGGGCACCGACTCGGAGACAGCCGACACGCTCCGAAGCGAACTCGAACCGGCGGCGGCCGCCGGTGCCGGTCTCGTGTGCCAGGGAGCCACCGTCGTCCGCGGCGAGGGCGGCTGTGCCGCACCCGGGATGACCCGCGTCCACGACGACGAGTTCGTCGCCGGACTCGCGCCCGTTCCCGACGCCGTCGAAGCCCACGGCGGTCGCGTGTTCGCGCAACTGGAACACGGCGGACTGCGTTCGATGGAGGTCTGGCACGCCGGCTACCGGTCGGCCCACCCCGACCTCGACCAGCTCGCCGTCTCCGACCCCCCGCTCCCGCTGCGCGCGGCCGACCGACTCGGCCTGCTCGACGTCTCGCCGCGCGTCCTCTCGACCGACGCGGTGTACGACCTCGCGGCGGACTTCGGTCGTGCCGCCGGCCGGCTCGCCGACGCGGGCTACCACGGCGTCCACGTGGCCGGCGCGAACATGGGCATCGTCCAGCAGTTCCTCTCCCCGTTCTACAACCGCCGGAGCGACGAGTTCGCGGACGGCGGCCGGTTCCTCGAAGTCCTCTACGACGAGGTCCGAGAGCGCACCGACGCGCCCCTGATTGCGAAGCTCCCGGCCGAGACGCGGGCCCCACCGGGCATCCGCCGCCACCTCTCTGCCGACGACTGCGTGGCGCTCTGCGAGCGCGCCGCCGAAATCGGCTTCGACGCCGTCGCGCCCGTCTCCGGGAGCGTGTTCTGGGATATGCACATCGTGCGTGGCGAGTACCCCGAGCGCGCCTGGGCTGACGACCGCTTTCAGGCCGGCTACGCGGACGCCTTCGGCAGCCGGTGGCGCGCGAAACTGGTCTCGCTCGCCAACCGGGTCCAGGCCCGCCGCGCCTCGTTCGAGCCCGCGTGGAACGCCGACCTCTGCCGGCGCGTCCGCGAGCGCGTCGACGTGCCCGTCATGCTGGAGGGCGGGGTCAGGGAGCGCGAGCGAATCGACCGCCTGCTCGGGGACGCCTGCGACCTCGTCGGGATGGGGCGGCCGTTCTACGCCGAACCCCGGCTGCCCGCGAGGCTGCTCGACGACCCCGACGCCGCCGTCGTCTGCGAGAACTGCAACAACTGCGCGGTCCCGCAGGCCGCGGGCGTGGACGGCGTCTGCCGGACGCCCGAGGTGCTCGCGGAGCGCGGCCGACTGGCTCGGGAGGGCGCGTACGAGACGAGCGAGGAGGACTGA
- a CDS encoding HAD family hydrolase, giving the protein MTYEAVFVDLDDTLYPYAECNEAGKAAAWETARDLGYDSSREAFEELYMEARREVKRELAGTASAHERFLYFKRAIQIHTGTHSAKDALALGEAYWDAYVEEMELFDGVVETLAALQDAGLAVAVVTNLTTRIQMKKIEQLGISDHVDLVMTSEETGREKPSSVMFTLPMAQLDVKPSETVMVGDSVSADVEGGNALGLTTVLFNSDATDLDHRERPDHRIESFPEITEVVL; this is encoded by the coding sequence ATGACCTACGAGGCGGTGTTCGTCGACCTCGACGACACCCTCTACCCCTACGCGGAGTGCAACGAGGCGGGGAAGGCAGCGGCCTGGGAGACAGCCCGAGACCTGGGCTACGATTCCAGCCGCGAGGCCTTCGAGGAGCTCTACATGGAGGCCCGCCGCGAGGTGAAACGCGAACTCGCGGGGACGGCGAGCGCCCACGAGCGGTTCCTCTACTTCAAGCGCGCCATCCAGATTCACACCGGGACGCACAGCGCGAAGGACGCGCTCGCGCTCGGCGAGGCGTACTGGGACGCGTACGTCGAGGAGATGGAGCTCTTCGACGGCGTAGTGGAGACGCTGGCGGCCCTCCAAGATGCGGGGCTGGCGGTGGCTGTGGTGACGAATCTGACGACGCGCATCCAGATGAAGAAAATCGAGCAGTTGGGTATCAGCGACCACGTCGATCTCGTGATGACCAGCGAGGAGACGGGCCGCGAGAAGCCCTCCAGTGTGATGTTTACGCTGCCCATGGCGCAACTGGACGTCAAGCCCAGCGAGACCGTGATGGTCGGGGACTCGGTGTCCGCGGACGTCGAGGGCGGGAACGCGCTCGGACTGACGACGGTGCTGTTCAACAGCGACGCGACCGACCTCGACCACCGCGAGCGGCCCGACCACAGGATTGAATCGTTCCCCGAGATTACGGAGGTAGTACTGTAA
- a CDS encoding helix-turn-helix transcriptional regulator, whose protein sequence is MERGVAACLVVAVVVVSAVAPGASAASAAATGAAAESSAQESPFGLPQDFDPDTVSLGADLQADGDAQWQFTYRMTLETDNETQAFEELWADINENTSEYLDRFRDRITNTVDAAAKATDREMAVDNVSVSTRVNSLNEDSLGDVTYSFEWQGFAAVDGDTVTAGDALEGFYLDNKTSLTVSWPSGYALDSVDPIGSEPRERAVQWSGPLEFGADQPRVVVAPAPEPTTTAATTTDGSGTGGDDGTSGSGGGDTSGLFVPAAVGAVVAVLVVGGGGWLYLQKRGPDDDPGGAVDADTGGGGPGASGADGSGDETDDGPPSELLSNEERVEQFLESEGGRAKQQAVVEVLDWTEAKTSQVVNEMQDEGTIEKFRIGRENVLKLPDADDLDE, encoded by the coding sequence ATGGAGCGAGGAGTGGCGGCCTGCCTGGTCGTCGCCGTCGTCGTGGTGAGCGCCGTCGCACCGGGCGCGTCGGCCGCCAGTGCAGCCGCCACCGGAGCGGCAGCCGAGTCGTCGGCCCAGGAGTCGCCGTTCGGACTCCCGCAGGATTTCGACCCGGACACCGTCTCGCTGGGTGCCGACCTGCAGGCCGACGGTGACGCTCAGTGGCAGTTCACCTACCGGATGACGCTGGAGACGGACAACGAGACCCAGGCCTTCGAGGAACTCTGGGCCGACATCAACGAGAACACCTCGGAGTACCTCGACCGGTTCCGCGACCGAATCACGAACACCGTCGACGCCGCGGCGAAGGCGACGGACCGCGAGATGGCCGTGGACAACGTCTCCGTCTCCACGCGCGTCAACAGCCTCAACGAGGATTCGCTCGGAGACGTCACCTACAGCTTCGAGTGGCAGGGCTTCGCGGCCGTCGACGGTGACACCGTGACGGCCGGTGACGCCCTCGAAGGCTTCTACCTCGACAACAAGACGTCGCTGACGGTGTCGTGGCCGAGCGGCTACGCGCTCGACTCCGTCGACCCGATTGGGAGCGAGCCCCGGGAACGCGCCGTGCAGTGGAGCGGCCCGCTGGAGTTCGGCGCGGACCAGCCCCGGGTCGTGGTCGCGCCGGCACCCGAGCCGACCACGACGGCGGCGACGACCACCGACGGCAGCGGGACTGGTGGCGACGACGGAACCAGTGGCAGTGGCGGCGGTGACACGAGTGGTCTGTTCGTGCCGGCCGCGGTCGGTGCGGTGGTCGCCGTCCTCGTGGTGGGTGGCGGCGGCTGGCTGTACCTCCAGAAGCGCGGGCCGGACGACGACCCCGGCGGCGCTGTCGACGCCGACACTGGCGGTGGCGGACCCGGAGCCAGCGGGGCGGACGGCAGCGGAGACGAGACGGACGACGGCCCGCCGTCCGAGCTGCTGAGCAACGAGGAGCGCGTCGAGCAGTTCCTGGAGTCGGAAGGCGGCCGCGCGAAACAGCAGGCCGTCGTCGAGGTCCTGGACTGGACCGAGGCCAAGACCAGCCAGGTCGTCAACGAGATGCAGGACGAGGGCACCATCGAGAAGTTCCGAATCGGTCGGGAGAACGTCCTGAAGCTGCCGGACGCCGACGACCTCGACGAGTAA
- a CDS encoding class II aldolase/adducin family protein — protein MLARERVAVVDHAPSLSDLTPGRTGNLSVRDGDRFAATPTGVPYDGFDASDVPVVTLDGDVVAGEMEPTSEVPMHTGIYQRLDAGAIVHTHSPWASTLAVLGEELPPVHYMITAVGRKVPVAGYAPYGTDDLAELVVAEMEEANSDACILANHGLVAVGEDLPTAIENTVHVEELCRVYLQARQHGEPNELTDEQLAAVEEKFESYGQSDV, from the coding sequence ATGCTGGCACGCGAACGAGTCGCCGTCGTCGACCACGCACCGTCCCTGAGTGACCTCACCCCCGGCCGCACGGGCAACCTCAGCGTCCGCGACGGCGACCGGTTCGCGGCGACGCCGACCGGCGTCCCGTACGACGGTTTCGACGCCAGCGACGTGCCCGTCGTCACGCTCGACGGCGACGTCGTCGCGGGGGAGATGGAGCCGACGAGCGAGGTGCCGATGCACACGGGCATCTACCAGCGGCTGGACGCGGGTGCCATCGTCCACACGCACTCGCCGTGGGCGTCGACGCTCGCGGTGCTCGGCGAGGAACTGCCGCCCGTCCACTACATGATTACGGCGGTCGGCCGGAAGGTGCCGGTGGCGGGCTACGCGCCCTACGGCACCGACGACCTCGCCGAACTCGTCGTCGCGGAGATGGAGGAAGCGAACTCGGACGCCTGCATCCTCGCGAACCACGGGCTCGTCGCCGTCGGCGAGGACCTCCCGACGGCCATCGAGAACACCGTCCACGTCGAGGAGCTCTGCAGGGTCTACCTGCAGGCCCGCCAGCACGGCGAGCCGAACGAGCTCACGGACGAACAGCTGGCCGCCGTCGAGGAGAAGTTCGAGTCCTACGGGCAGTCCGACGTGTAG
- a CDS encoding HalOD1 output domain-containing protein: MSASPSEQILTRIAARRDSDVVDLPPLYDSIDPEKLDAVVQSLDDGHLSFTYAGFAVKVTSDGDVALSRRASTTWS, translated from the coding sequence ATGAGCGCCTCCCCCTCGGAGCAGATTCTCACTCGGATCGCCGCACGGCGGGACAGCGACGTCGTAGACCTCCCGCCGCTGTACGACAGCATCGACCCGGAGAAACTGGACGCCGTCGTCCAGAGCCTGGACGACGGCCACCTCTCGTTCACGTACGCGGGCTTCGCCGTGAAGGTGACGAGCGACGGGGACGTGGCGCTGTCTCGACGGGCGTCCACGACGTGGTCGTAG
- a CDS encoding enoyl-CoA hydratase/isomerase family protein: MTESPSAAAADCEFVAVTEDDPEQVVTVTIDRPDARNALNGQVREELTRVCAAVDDSGFRVVVLTGSDESGAFVAGADVTELRERDAVEQRRASERPRVYETVESLRQPVIARLNGHALGGGLELALACDIRVAHADAKLGSPEINLGIIPGGGATQRLPRLVGEGQAMKLVLTGDLVDADEAEDIGLVEDVHGDEAFDDAVSDLAASMADHSPLALERGKDAVKAAGRMDLESGIEYEAELFAGLFATADKDEGIDAFLEGREPDWQSR, translated from the coding sequence GTGACCGAGTCGCCGAGTGCGGCAGCAGCCGACTGCGAGTTCGTCGCCGTCACCGAGGACGACCCCGAACAGGTCGTCACCGTCACCATCGACCGACCCGACGCGAGAAACGCCCTGAACGGACAGGTCCGCGAGGAGCTGACGCGGGTCTGTGCGGCGGTCGACGACAGCGGGTTCCGGGTCGTCGTGCTGACCGGGAGCGACGAGTCGGGCGCGTTCGTCGCGGGCGCGGACGTGACCGAACTCCGGGAGCGCGACGCCGTCGAGCAGCGCCGCGCGAGCGAGCGCCCCCGGGTGTACGAGACGGTTGAGTCGCTCCGCCAGCCCGTCATCGCGCGCCTCAACGGCCACGCGCTCGGCGGCGGGCTCGAACTGGCGCTCGCCTGCGACATCCGGGTCGCCCACGCGGACGCGAAACTCGGCAGCCCCGAAATCAATCTGGGCATCATTCCGGGCGGCGGCGCGACCCAGCGCCTCCCCCGGCTGGTCGGGGAGGGCCAGGCGATGAAGCTCGTGCTGACCGGCGACCTAGTCGACGCCGACGAAGCCGAGGACATCGGACTCGTCGAGGACGTCCACGGCGACGAAGCGTTCGACGACGCCGTCAGCGACCTCGCGGCGTCGATGGCGGACCACAGCCCGCTCGCGCTCGAACGCGGGAAGGACGCGGTGAAGGCAGCCGGCCGCATGGACCTGGAGTCCGGCATCGAGTACGAGGCCGAGCTGTTCGCCGGCCTGTTCGCGACCGCCGACAAGGACGAGGGCATCGACGCCTTCCTCGAGGGCCGCGAGCCCGACTGGCAGAGCCGCTGA